In Thermodesulfobacteriota bacterium, the sequence CCGCACGCCCCGCAGGGCCGCGGCGTGGAGCGCCGCGGCCAGCCCCCGGTCAGGGATGAAGTAGGGGGTCATGATCCGCGCCCGGCTGCGGGCGCAGTTGAGCGCCCCCACCACGATCCAGGTGAGCTTCTCGAAGTCCTCGTTGGGCCCGTCGCTGATGCCCCGGCACAGGGCCCCGAGCCCCGCCGCAGGGTCCGGCTGCGCCGGTGCGGGCAGGAGCTCCCCGGCGGCAAAGGCCCAGTCCTCCCGAAACGCGTCCTCCAGGTGGGCCACCACCGGGCCCTCCACCCGGAAGTGGAGGTCCACCACCCGGCTCGGATTCCCTCCGTTTGCGCACAGGTGGCGGTCCCCCAGGTTCATGCCCCCGGTAAAGCCCACGGCGCCGTCCACCGAGAGGATCTTCCGGTGGTTGCGCAGGTTGAGGTGGAGCCCCCTCCCGGAGAGAGAGAGGGGGAGATACCGCGCGAACCGCACCCTCGAGCCCCGCAGGAGCCGCCGGATGGGGCGCAGGCAGTAGCGCTCCCCCAGGGCGTCCACGAGGACCCGCACCGCGACCCCCCGCCCGGCCGCGGCCCGAAGCGCCGCGGCGAACCGGCGCCCCGTGGCGTCGGAGTCGAAGATGAAGGTGCACAGGTGAACCGTCTCCCGTGCCCCCTCGATCGCCTCTAGCATGGCGGGGTAGGCCTCCTCCCCGCAGTGGAGGGGGGTGACCCGGTTTCCCCCGACCAGAGGCCGGCGGGTGACCGCGTCCGCGACCGCCAGAAGCGGCTTGTAGGGATCCAGCCGCGGAGGGTGGGAAGAGGGGCCGGCTGCGAAGGGCGGCTCGGGGGGAGGGGGCTGCCAGTCCCGGGCGCGGGTGCGGATGCGGTTTACCCCCAGGAACCAGTAGAGGGCCACCCCGGCGCCGGGGAGCGCCAGGCACACGAGGATCCAGAGGAGCGCCGAGCGGGGGTCGCGCTTGCGCAGGAGGGCGTGGGCCGCCGAGAGGACCGACGCCGCGGCGACGGCGAGCAACAGCAAGTAGGCGAGGAGGGCCACGCTACGCCTGCCGGCCGCGCCCGACCAGCGGCAGGGTCTGGGCCCGCACCCCGGTAGCCGCCCACAGGAGCGGGGTCTCGGGGTCGAGGCCGAGGCACGCGGGGGCGCCGTTCACGATGAGGTGGACCACGGGCAGGGCCTCCGCCGAGAGGGGTCGGACGACGGTCAGCATGCCGGGGGCCCGTGGGGAGTCAACCCGCCGCCGGACGGCCAAGAGCCACCACCAAGTTTTGGGGAGGGGTCGGGGGGCCCTGTAGCGCAGCCGCGCACCGCATCGACCGATCGACGCCACCCGGTGCAGACCGGTGAAGCTCGGCGCACCGATTCCCTCGGGGAGATGCCCTCTGGAAGCCGCGGATTGCGTGGAGGAGCGGAAGGGCT encodes:
- a CDS encoding phospholipase D-like domain-containing protein, producing MALLAYLLLLAVAAASVLSAAHALLRKRDPRSALLWILVCLALPGAGVALYWFLGVNRIRTRARDWQPPPPEPPFAAGPSSHPPRLDPYKPLLAVADAVTRRPLVGGNRVTPLHCGEEAYPAMLEAIEGARETVHLCTFIFDSDATGRRFAAALRAAAGRGVAVRVLVDALGERYCLRPIRRLLRGSRVRFARYLPLSLSGRGLHLNLRNHRKILSVDGAVGFTGGMNLGDRHLCANGGNPSRVVDLHFRVEGPVVAHLEDAFREDWAFAAGELLPAPAQPDPAAGLGALCRGISDGPNEDFEKLTWIVVGALNCARSRARIMTPYFIPDRGLAAALHAAALRGVRVDLALPGKNNLPYVAWASRAYLWEFLQHGTRVWLQPPPFVHTKLLLVDDEYALVGSANLDPRSLRLNFEFNLEVYDPGLAAALGRHFDEALTRSRQVTLKEVDGRPLPQKLLDATAKLFSPYL